The Natrinema sp. DC36 genome includes the window TGACCGGCCATGTCGGTGCGGCCGAAGCTCCCGTACTCGAACGCGCCGTCGTCGTGGACGACCACGTCGCCGGAGAACAGCGACGAGTCGGAGACGAACGAGACGTGGTCGTCGGCGTGCCCCGGCGTGTAGACGACGTCGAACTCCTCGTCGCCGATCCGGACCGTATCGCCGTCGTCGATTTCGTGCGTCCGCGTCGGGTGATCGTCGTAGGCGTACACCTCGGGATCGAACGCATCACAGACCGCCTCGAGCTGGGCGACGTGATCGCCGTGCTGGTGGGTCATGACGACGGCCTCGAGGTCGTCGGTGTGCTCGCGGATCTCGTCGACGACGCCGTCCATCGCACCGGCGTCGACCAGCGTCGTCCGATCGCCGACGACCAGATAGGCGTTGCACGTGAACGTCTCCGCGTCCTCGGTGACGTGGTGAACCTCCATACGGGGACAGTTGCGGGCCGACGGCAAAAACGGTGCCCTCGATACCCGCTCTGCAATCAGCCAGCAGTAGCAGTACTCTCTCACTCACCCTCCCGCATATTTGATACTATTCTTATATGCAACGTTCCTTACAGTGGTATTGGCCGGTCTCCGGGGCGTCTCATCTACTTGGAAACACCTACTAAACTGGAACCATTGACTTTTTCAATCGGACTCTCATAGGTAACACCGTATGGGATTCGGGAGCTACGACGAATCCGAACAACAGGACGTCGACGCTGATTTTGACGACGAGGACGCAGTGACATCGGAAGAGAACAGCCACGACGGAACGATCGAATTCGAGAACGGCGCGTCCAGCGACGAGTTGCTCGACCGACTCAAAGCGATCAAAGACGACGACGACGGCGACGACGGCGACGACGGTACCGACGGCTGATGAAGTCCGGGGTGCGGGCGCTGGGTATCGCCGAATCGTACCGCGCCGATCGGACCCGTGGTCGAACCCGAAGTACGCTCGCCGGCGCCGTCGTTCGCGCCGATCGAGCGTTCGATGGGCTCGCGTACGGCTCCTGTCGCGTCGGCGGTACCGACGGAACCGCCGCCGTGATCGACCTGATCGACGAACTCGATCGGCCGGACGCGAGGTACATCCTGCTCGGCGCCGTCGCCCCCGCCTGGTACAACGTTCTCGATCTTTCGACGATACACCGCGCAGTCGACCAACCGGTACTCGCCGTGACGTTCGAAGCGAGCGGCGGCCTCGAGGCCGGTCTCCGGGACGCGTTTTCGGGACCCGAACTCGAGGAGCGACTCGAGACCTACCGGGCGCTGCCGGAACGACGCGAACTGTCGGTCAACGAAGAGACCGTCTACGTGAGGTGCGTGGGGCTCGAGCCCGCCGATGCCGACGAGGTTGTCCGAGCATTCACACCCGCGGGCGGCCGTCCGGAGCCGATTCGGGTCGCGAGGCAGGCGGCTCGAGCGGGAGCGTCCTACGTTCGATCGCTCGAGTAAGCGCGTCGTGGACGTCTCAGCGAACGGGTCCTGGGACACCACTATCGGACGAATGCGTCGCGATTCGGCTACCCAGCCGGTCGGTCCGAACGTTTGCTGAACAGGGTGTTCAGGAGTGAGTTCGATGAACGAAGTGCTCTGCTACCGTGGCAACACGGAATGGCCACGCCCTCCCCAGCCGATTCGCTCGCTCGCAGGCTCGTTCGCTCATCCCTCGCGCAATATCGTCTGCCACCCTCGCTAGCGCTCGGATGGCCGACAGCGCGCGCCACCGCACGCCGGTTGGCTGGTCTGGAGCGATACGTCGTTCGCCTGTGCCGATCGATCCGGTGGATCGTTCGCACTGGATTCGTCGCCCGTTGTCACACTCGTTACCCGCGTCCGAAAGACGTAGGAGGCGGCCAGCCGAGAGCCCACTATGGGAGAGATGGAGGATCTC containing:
- a CDS encoding MBL fold metallo-hydrolase, with protein sequence MEVHHVTEDAETFTCNAYLVVGDRTTLVDAGAMDGVVDEIREHTDDLEAVVMTHQHGDHVAQLEAVCDAFDPEVYAYDDHPTRTHEIDDGDTVRIGDEEFDVVYTPGHADDHVSFVSDSSLFSGDVVVHDDGAFEYGSFGRTDMAGQSRERLIESIQDLLERMPDGSQSAGVEHMYAGHGGVFHGDVRDVVTTALERAEKREPKYPDE
- a CDS encoding DUF5786 family protein; the encoded protein is MGFGSYDESEQQDVDADFDDEDAVTSEENSHDGTIEFENGASSDELLDRLKAIKDDDDGDDGDDGTDG
- a CDS encoding DUF99 family protein; its protein translation is MKSGVRALGIAESYRADRTRGRTRSTLAGAVVRADRAFDGLAYGSCRVGGTDGTAAVIDLIDELDRPDARYILLGAVAPAWYNVLDLSTIHRAVDQPVLAVTFEASGGLEAGLRDAFSGPELEERLETYRALPERRELSVNEETVYVRCVGLEPADADEVVRAFTPAGGRPEPIRVARQAARAGASYVRSLE